The nucleotide window TGGCGTTTTGACGCGGAAAGTTTGACATGATATTTTTTCATACGCTTTCCTCTCAGAATCAGATGACCTTTTGAGGAAAGATATGAAAAAATTATGACATAAACAAATTAAAGTAACAGTGCACTAGCTTAATGGCTGTTTCAATGGGCGCTAAGAGGTCGTTTTTGTTCGCGAATTTCCAAACTTCTTCCGGTGCTTCAATTCCGGCAATATGGCGAATCGAAGATGAATTTATTTTAAAACTCCAATTTGTATAACGAAACGAGAGGAACCACCTTTGTTGTCGCGCCATGTGATGATATTTTGCATTGGAAGGCAAAACTGCCATCCGAAAAGATAAAAGATTTTCCCGGCAAAAAAACAACCTCAAAATAAAAAGCCCCCAGCTTACGCCAGGGGCCCGGAGGGAGGAAAAAATGAGGTATTAGAGGAAACGATAACCTGTGCCGTGAATCGTTTCGATATATTGTGACGGATACTTGTATTCGCCAAGCTTCTCTCTCAGTCGCTTGATGTGCACGTCCACGGTCCGGTTGGTGACGTAAACCTTCTTGCCCCAAACCTTCTCGAGGATTTCCTTGCGGCTAAATACATTATTCCGGCGCGAAGCCAACAGATAGAGAAGCTTGAACTGGATGTATGTCAAATCGACGGGCTTGCCCGCTTTGCGAACGCGGTGCTCGTCCAAATCGATTTCGATATCCTTGACGCGAATCTTCTTGGCATCGCCCAAACTGATGCGGCGGCTAATTGCCTTCAAGCGCGCCAACAACTCGCGCGGGCTGTACGGCTTGGCGATAA belongs to candidate division KSB1 bacterium and includes:
- a CDS encoding response regulator transcription factor encodes the protein MEKGIIQFFGNGTSTSTQLEHLLESEGYVMQQTLNLDGLQEIVLRDRPSAVVIDLDEFGDRTWSACQELKDDLATRKAALILLSSNDDENLRVRGLESGADDFIAKPYSPRELLARLKAISRRISLGDAKKIRVKDIEIDLDEHRVRKAGKPVDLTYIQFKLLYLLASRRNNVFSRKEILEKVWGKKVYVTNRTVDVHIKRLREKLGEYKYPSQYIETIHGTGYRFL